The following are encoded in a window of Megalobrama amblycephala isolate DHTTF-2021 linkage group LG19, ASM1881202v1, whole genome shotgun sequence genomic DNA:
- the wash1 gene encoding WASH complex subunit 1: MVRMTQKRYLEGQVYSVPLIQPDLRREEAVHQITDALQYLETISTDIFNRVSQSVEKNRAHLQSVTDRIKLAQARVQKIKGSKKATKVFSSAKYPAPEKLQDYSSIFTGAVDPASQKRPRFKVQSKHRPLDDKALQEKLMYLPVCVNTKKHSEDETEEGLGSLPRNVNSVSSLLLFNTTENLYKKYVFLDPLAGAVTKTHTTLETEKEDKPFDAPLSITKREQLERQTAENYFYVPDLGQVPEIDVPSYLPDLPGIADDLMYSADLGPGFAPSVPASNSIPELPSFGTEHDESSGSDSHFRLEAPPPPPPPPPPPPPESTQVSVPPPGMSPAPPPPPPPPPITPDSTDATSQATPSSVVKGAPSEVLQPSDGRASLLESIRNAGGIGKANLRNVKERKMEKKKQKEQEQVGAAVSGGDLMSDLFNKLALRRKGISGKVPGAGDSSEAPASSGGAFARMSDVIPPLPAPQQAAADDEDDWEA, from the exons ATGGTCAG gATGACACAGAAACGTTACCTGGAGGGACAGGTGTACTCTGTTCCACTTATCCAGCCAGACCTGAGGAGGGAAGAGGCTGTCCATCAGATCACTGATGCGCTACAGTACCTGGAAACTATATCAACAGACATCTTTAATag GGTGTCTCAGAGCGTGGAGAAGAACCGTGCACACCTTCAGTCCGTCACAGACCGGATCAAATTGGCTCAGGCCAGAGTCCAGAAGATCAAAGGAAGCAAGAAAGCCACAAAG gtGTTCTCCAGTGCTAAATACCCCGCTCCAGAAAAACTGCAGGATTATTCTTCTATCTTTACGGGGGCAGTTGATCCCGCATCCCAGAAGCGGCCTCGCTTTAAAGTTCAGAGCAAACATCGCCCACTGGATGACAAGGCCTTACAG GAGAAGCTGATGTATTTGCCCGTGTGCGTAAACACTAAGAAGCACTCTGAGGATGAGACAGAGGAGGGTTTGGGAAGTCTGCCGAGAAATGTCAACTCAGTCAGCTCCTTATTGCTGTTCAACACAACGGAGAACCT cTATAAGAAATATGTGTTTCTTGACCCTCTGGCGGGTGCTGTGACTAAAACACACACCACGTTAGAGACGGAAAAGGAAGATAAACCGTTTGATGCACCGCTGTCAATCACAAAGAGAGAGCAGCTAGAAAGACAG ACTGCAGAGAATTATTTCTATGTGCCAGACCTGGGGCAAGTGCCGGAGATTGATGTGCCGTCTTACCTGCCTGACTTACCCGGCATCGCTGATGACCTCATGTACAGCGCTGACCTTGGCCCAGGGTTCGCACCATCTGTTCCTGCCAGCAACAGCATCCCTGAACTTCCCTCGTTTGGCACAGAGCATGATGAATCTAGTGGATCCG actCTCATTTTAGACTTGAGGCTCCACCCCCTCCTCCGCCTCCACCACCGCCTCCTCCACCGGAGTCAACCCAGGTATCAGTCCCACCCCCTGGAATGTCTCCAGCCCCGCCTCCTCCACCCCCGCCTCCACCTATCACACCAGACTCCACTGACGCAACAAGTCAAGCCACTCCCTCAA GTGTGGTGAAAGGCGCCCCTTCTGAGGTGTTACAGCCGTCGGACGGGCGAGCCAGCCTGCTGGAGTCGATCCGAAACGCCGGCGGAATCGGCAAAGCAAACCTCCGCAATGTGAAGGAGCGCAAGATGGAGAAGAAGAAACAGAAGGAACAAGAGCAAG TTGGTGCAGCAGTCAGCGGTGGAGACCTGATGTCAGACCTCTTCAATAAGTTGGCCTTGCGCAGGAAAG GTATCTCTGGCAAGGTTCCAGGGGCTGGAGACTCATCCGAAGCACCTGCCAGCTCTGGCGGAGCATTCGCCAGGATGTCAGATGTGATCCCACCCCTTCCAGCGCCGCAGCAAGCGGCCgcagatgatgaagatgattggGAAGCGTAA